From Marinobacter alexandrii, one genomic window encodes:
- the thrS gene encoding threonine--tRNA ligase: MSDQITITLPDGSKRSYDKGATALDVAMSISEGLARNVLAAKVNGEVRDSFRSIEEDAELQLLTWNDDEGKSTMWHSSAHLLAEALEALYPGIKLGIGPPIENGFYYDIDFGDIEFDADNLEAIEHKMLELAREKNSFTRKEVSKADAIAYYKEKGDEYKLELIDGLEDGQITFYNQGNFTDLCRGPHIPNTGYIKAVKILSVAGAYWRGDEKRKQLTRLYAISFPKQKELKEHLELLEQAKLRDHRKIGKELELFTFSEKVGKGLPLWLPKGAVLRERLESFMRKAQLKAGYDQVVSPHIGSKELYVTSGHYAKYGEDSFQPIKTPAEDEEFLLKPMNCPHHCEIYKSKPRSYKDLPIRYAEFGTVYRYEQSGELHGLTRVRGFTQDDAHIFCRQDQVKEEFAKVIDLVLYVFGALGFGDFTAQVSLRDPENPDKYIGKDDDWERAEREIQEVADEKGLSTVVEHGEAAFYGPKLDFMVKDALGRKWQLGTIQVDYSLPNRFELEYVGSDNQKHRPVMIHRAPFGSMERFIAILIENCAGDFPLWLAPEQIAILPISEKYHDYAKQIYQDMQEHDIRGFVDERDEKIGKKIRDAEVKKIPYMLIVGEKETAEGAVSVRQHGEGDIGSMKKEEFVQLFNNKVSELIK, translated from the coding sequence ATGAGTGATCAAATCACCATTACATTGCCTGATGGATCAAAACGATCCTATGATAAAGGCGCTACAGCTTTGGATGTGGCCATGAGCATTAGTGAAGGATTAGCTCGTAATGTACTAGCAGCAAAAGTCAATGGAGAGGTGCGCGATTCCTTCAGATCTATAGAGGAGGACGCTGAGCTTCAATTGCTGACGTGGAATGATGATGAAGGTAAATCTACGATGTGGCATTCTTCAGCCCATCTTTTGGCAGAAGCATTAGAAGCTCTATATCCTGGGATTAAACTAGGAATAGGACCTCCAATTGAAAATGGATTTTATTATGATATCGATTTTGGAGACATTGAATTTGATGCTGACAATCTTGAAGCTATAGAGCATAAAATGCTCGAACTTGCTAGAGAGAAGAATTCGTTTACCCGTAAAGAAGTATCTAAAGCGGATGCGATAGCTTATTATAAGGAAAAGGGTGACGAATATAAACTTGAGTTAATTGATGGCTTGGAAGATGGTCAGATTACATTCTATAATCAGGGCAACTTCACTGACCTTTGCCGTGGGCCACATATTCCAAATACGGGATATATAAAAGCTGTAAAAATTCTTAGTGTAGCAGGAGCCTATTGGAGAGGAGATGAAAAAAGAAAACAATTAACCAGACTGTACGCAATCTCTTTCCCTAAGCAAAAGGAACTCAAAGAGCACCTTGAGCTTTTGGAGCAAGCCAAACTCAGAGATCATCGCAAAATAGGTAAGGAATTGGAGCTTTTTACCTTTTCTGAAAAAGTAGGGAAAGGGCTCCCATTATGGTTGCCAAAGGGAGCCGTATTGCGTGAGCGTTTGGAGAGTTTCATGCGTAAAGCTCAATTGAAAGCAGGCTATGATCAGGTAGTTTCTCCGCATATCGGAAGCAAAGAGCTTTATGTGACTTCAGGACATTATGCGAAGTATGGAGAAGATTCTTTTCAGCCAATAAAGACACCTGCTGAAGATGAAGAGTTTTTACTCAAGCCGATGAACTGTCCTCATCATTGCGAAATATACAAATCAAAGCCAAGGTCATACAAGGATCTTCCCATTCGCTATGCAGAATTCGGAACAGTTTACAGATATGAGCAAAGTGGAGAACTTCATGGACTTACACGTGTTAGAGGGTTTACTCAAGACGATGCTCATATTTTTTGTCGTCAGGATCAGGTAAAAGAGGAATTCGCCAAAGTAATTGACTTGGTATTGTATGTTTTTGGAGCCTTGGGCTTTGGTGACTTCACCGCACAAGTTTCTTTGAGAGATCCCGAAAACCCTGATAAGTATATTGGTAAAGATGATGACTGGGAGAGAGCAGAAAGAGAGATTCAGGAGGTAGCTGATGAAAAAGGACTTTCGACAGTAGTAGAGCATGGTGAAGCAGCCTTCTATGGACCGAAGCTTGATTTCATGGTAAAAGATGCTTTAGGAAGAAAGTGGCAACTAGGTACCATCCAAGTTGATTACAGTTTGCCTAACCGGTTTGAGCTTGAATATGTTGGCAGTGATAACCAAAAGCATCGACCTGTCATGATTCATCGTGCACCCTTTGGGTCTATGGAACGATTCATTGCAATCTTGATTGAAAACTGTGCTGGAGACTTTCCGTTATGGTTAGCTCCCGAGCAAATTGCCATTCTTCCCATTTCTGAAAAGTATCATGATTATGCAAAGCAGATATATCAAGATATGCAAGAGCATGATATTCGAGGGTTTGTGGATGAACGTGATGAGAAAATAGGAAAGAAAATAAGAGATGCTGAAGTGAAGAAGATTCCATACATGTTAATTGTAGGGGAAAAAGAGACTGCAGAAGGGGCTGTATCAGTTAGACAGCATGGAGAAGGAGATATCGGATCGATGAAAAAAGAAGAATTTGTTCAACTTTTCAATAATAAAGTGTCCGAACTTATCAAATGA
- a CDS encoding LexA family transcriptional regulator produces the protein MRKKKGYTQETFANALDINRPSVGAYEEGRADPRLTTLSKMARLFDVSVDELINEDLTNENRVPKQNVKVLAVTVDENADEEYIQLVPTKAAAGYTNGYADPEYLTDLPRFHLPVLPKGGTYRAFEISGDSMLPLLSGSIVIGKYIEQLNEIKNGNTYVLVTQSEGVVYKRVFNYVEEKGKLFLVSDNKSFSAYELDPSEVVEIWEAKAYISVEFPDPNSSNDLSMDQLMDAIGNLKKDVEQLKKHS, from the coding sequence ATGCGTAAGAAGAAGGGTTACACGCAAGAAACCTTCGCAAATGCATTAGATATTAATCGACCATCAGTAGGTGCATATGAAGAGGGTCGGGCAGATCCTCGTTTAACGACTCTTTCCAAGATGGCGAGATTGTTTGATGTCTCTGTAGATGAATTAATTAATGAAGACCTTACGAATGAGAATAGGGTGCCAAAGCAAAATGTCAAAGTTCTTGCGGTTACGGTCGACGAAAATGCAGATGAAGAATATATACAGTTGGTTCCGACGAAGGCAGCAGCAGGTTACACAAATGGATATGCAGATCCGGAATACTTGACAGACCTTCCAAGGTTTCATTTACCGGTCCTTCCAAAAGGAGGCACCTATCGCGCATTCGAAATATCCGGTGACTCAATGCTTCCATTGCTTTCTGGCAGTATCGTCATAGGAAAATACATAGAGCAACTTAATGAAATAAAGAACGGCAATACATACGTGCTAGTCACTCAATCTGAAGGAGTAGTATATAAGAGAGTCTTTAATTATGTAGAAGAAAAAGGGAAACTGTTTTTGGTTTCTGACAACAAGTCTTTTAGTGCCTATGAACTTGATCCTTCAGAGGTGGTAGAAATTTGGGAAGCTAAAGCATATATATCCGTTGAATTTCCGGACCCCAACTCTTCCAATGATTTATCCATGGACCAATTGATGGATGCAATTGGAAATCTCAAAAAAGATGTAGAACAATTAAAGAAGCATTCCTGA
- a CDS encoding glycosyltransferase, which translates to MKKPLRRPLLQRKQQLKKRAKKKMEEANPLVSVILPFYNASFLEAAIQSILNQTFRDFELILIDNESTDDSLTVAQAYCSHANVRLIQEPKRGVVYAANAGIEQCKGEFIARMDADDISYSSRLEHQLNKFKSRPHLDVVSGLISYKGDAKNEGFKYYVSWLNTIQSEKDISLNQFVEFPLANPSIMFRKEVFTKYGIYSNGSFPEDYELFLRFQENSVLMEKVDHLVLEWRDSDTRLTRTNPIYRPDAFFSIKAKYLAKWLKKNNVHHPEIIVWGAGRLSRRRSDLLLSEGIVISDYIDVKKQPGILHFSNIPTPDKCFIVSYVSNRGARDEIRAFLNEQGYVEGKNYILAA; encoded by the coding sequence TTGAAGAAACCCCTGAGGAGGCCCCTGCTCCAGAGGAAGCAACAACTGAAGAAGAGAGCGAAGAAGAAAATGGAGGAGGCTAATCCATTAGTTTCTGTCATTCTTCCTTTTTACAATGCTTCATTTTTAGAAGCAGCTATTCAAAGCATACTCAATCAAACATTTAGGGATTTTGAATTGATTTTGATTGATAATGAATCAACGGATGATTCTCTTACAGTAGCCCAAGCATACTGCTCTCATGCCAATGTGAGGCTTATTCAAGAACCTAAAAGAGGAGTTGTTTATGCTGCAAATGCAGGCATAGAACAATGCAAAGGAGAGTTTATCGCGAGGATGGATGCAGATGATATTTCATATTCGAGTCGATTGGAGCATCAGTTGAACAAATTCAAGTCACGGCCACACCTCGATGTTGTTTCAGGACTGATATCATATAAAGGAGATGCTAAAAATGAAGGATTCAAGTATTATGTTTCTTGGCTCAACACCATTCAATCCGAAAAGGACATTTCGCTAAATCAATTCGTTGAATTTCCATTGGCAAACCCTTCAATAATGTTTAGAAAAGAGGTATTCACAAAATACGGAATATACTCAAATGGCTCTTTTCCTGAAGATTACGAACTATTTCTTCGTTTTCAAGAAAATAGTGTGTTAATGGAGAAAGTAGATCATTTAGTACTTGAATGGAGGGATAGTGATACTAGGCTTACTCGTACCAATCCTATTTACAGACCAGACGCTTTTTTCAGTATTAAGGCGAAATATTTAGCAAAATGGTTGAAGAAAAATAATGTTCATCATCCCGAAATAATTGTTTGGGGTGCCGGAAGGTTATCTAGAAGAAGAAGTGACCTTTTACTATCTGAAGGAATCGTCATTTCTGATTACATAGATGTAAAGAAACAACCTGGTATTCTTCATTTTAGTAACATTCCAACACCTGATAAATGCTTCATTGTTTCTTACGTTTCTAATAGAGGCGCTAGAGATGAAATACGAGCCTTTCTTAATGAGCAAGGCTATGTAGAGGGAAAGAACTACATACTTGCTGCATAA
- a CDS encoding SGNH/GDSL hydrolase family protein → MTNEGFIHLALGDSYTIGEAVNVDERWPVQLAKRLRKDSIKIDPVIVATTGWTTDELKSGIVKADVEGTYDIVSLLIGVNNQYRGYPADEYEREFKDLLDQAIKLAGGNPHNVFVISIPDYGVTPFAKKKLLDAEKISRELDSFNAIAEKITTLRDVKYINITVGSRKAKDDPSLIASDGLHPSGKMYEMWIDQMYDHVFNNLSSR, encoded by the coding sequence ATGACAAATGAAGGATTCATCCATTTGGCTTTGGGTGACTCTTACACAATTGGAGAAGCCGTAAATGTAGATGAGCGCTGGCCAGTTCAGTTAGCTAAACGATTAAGGAAAGACTCTATCAAAATCGATCCTGTAATTGTCGCAACAACAGGCTGGACAACCGATGAGCTTAAATCAGGAATCGTGAAAGCTGATGTTGAAGGTACCTATGATATCGTCTCCTTACTTATTGGAGTCAATAATCAATACAGAGGATATCCTGCTGATGAGTATGAAAGAGAGTTTAAAGATCTATTGGATCAGGCAATTAAGTTAGCTGGAGGTAATCCACATAATGTTTTTGTGATTTCAATTCCAGATTATGGAGTGACACCATTTGCAAAAAAGAAATTGCTTGATGCCGAAAAAATTTCTCGTGAATTAGATAGCTTCAATGCGATAGCTGAAAAGATCACTACACTAAGAGATGTGAAATATATTAACATAACTGTTGGGTCACGAAAAGCCAAAGATGATCCATCATTGATCGCTTCTGACGGGCTACATCCTTCAGGTAAAATGTACGAAATGTGGATTGATCAGATGTATGATCATGTGTTTAACAATCTTTCATCCAGATAA
- a CDS encoding acyl-CoA dehydrogenase has product MTESINSPLLQDNPSLYSFFPLFYMAWADAILLPSEISSIDSYIKKQVWLSEKENVFLRSFLNPMNPPSPKELKTWKQKINELELELNDSLVDIGIKLSKLKGTDISSELKNSLKEIEEILGIVSDESSYHLQSKKPKTLIEGLKTNPSFEVDKMTHILDGDNHEIIERVKKVLADPTFNYLETNDLPTYREKVFTWCKLLADQGFGSMAFPEEFGGEGNMKKYFAIMETLSYHDLSTVIKFGVQFGLWGMSVFFLGTKKHHKKYLKAIGSMALPGCFAMTETGHGSNVKGLETTATYHHEKRSFTIHTPNHKAGKEYIGNAALHGQMATVFAKLIIDGTDYGVNAFIVPLREESSKFVEGVKIEDCGRKMGLNGVDNGRIWFDQVEIPYDSMLDRYASIDEDGQFQSPIASDNRRFFTMLGTLVGGRIGIPRSGLSASKSGLTIAIKHGDRRRQFGPENGSEVPVLNYRSHQRRLMPLLANSYASHFALQYVTNRFLNRKEEEMQEIEAMAAGLKAWSTWNTTHTLQECREACGGKGYLSENRIDRLKNDTDVYTTFEGDNTVLMQLVAKGRLSEFKKEFSYINFFGMLNYVAEKAKTGITEMNPIIVRNTDAEHLLDSDFHLSAFEYREKDILTSAAKRFKKHLDLGMDSFDAFNQTQFHMVNVGYAYVERLILEKFIEQVDQTSDEDCKNTLNRLCQLFALSQIEKNKGWYLEHDYMSGTKTKAIRKMINQLCWEVRQDAVALVDAFNIPDNCLSAPIALD; this is encoded by the coding sequence ATGACGGAATCTATAAACTCTCCATTACTCCAAGACAACCCTTCTTTGTATAGTTTCTTTCCACTTTTTTATATGGCGTGGGCTGATGCTATTCTTCTTCCTTCTGAGATTTCGTCAATTGATTCTTATATCAAAAAGCAGGTTTGGCTTTCAGAAAAAGAAAATGTCTTTCTCAGATCATTTCTGAATCCAATGAATCCTCCAAGTCCTAAAGAACTTAAGACCTGGAAACAGAAAATCAATGAATTAGAACTCGAATTAAATGATAGCTTAGTTGATATTGGCATTAAGCTTTCGAAATTAAAAGGTACAGATATAAGTTCTGAACTTAAGAATTCATTGAAAGAGATTGAAGAAATACTGGGGATTGTATCTGATGAATCATCTTACCATCTTCAATCGAAGAAACCGAAGACCTTAATTGAAGGTCTGAAAACAAACCCGTCTTTTGAAGTCGATAAAATGACTCATATTTTAGATGGAGATAATCATGAGATCATTGAGCGGGTAAAGAAAGTTCTGGCAGATCCAACTTTTAATTATCTGGAAACGAATGATCTCCCTACATACCGTGAAAAAGTATTCACTTGGTGCAAGCTTTTAGCAGATCAAGGTTTTGGATCAATGGCTTTTCCTGAAGAATTTGGAGGAGAAGGTAATATGAAAAAATACTTTGCTATCATGGAAACACTTTCATATCATGATTTAAGCACGGTAATTAAATTCGGTGTACAATTTGGACTATGGGGGATGAGTGTGTTTTTTCTTGGTACGAAGAAACATCATAAAAAGTACTTAAAAGCTATTGGTTCTATGGCTCTGCCTGGCTGTTTTGCAATGACAGAAACAGGACACGGGTCGAATGTAAAAGGACTTGAGACCACAGCTACTTACCATCATGAAAAGAGGTCTTTCACTATTCATACACCTAATCATAAGGCAGGCAAAGAGTATATAGGAAACGCGGCACTACATGGTCAGATGGCTACCGTTTTTGCAAAGTTAATCATTGATGGGACTGACTATGGAGTGAATGCATTCATTGTGCCATTGAGAGAGGAATCATCCAAATTCGTAGAAGGAGTGAAAATTGAAGATTGTGGAAGAAAGATGGGCTTGAATGGAGTAGATAATGGACGGATATGGTTTGATCAAGTCGAAATACCATATGATAGTATGCTAGATAGATATGCCAGCATAGATGAAGATGGACAATTTCAAAGCCCGATAGCCAGTGATAATCGTCGTTTTTTTACAATGCTGGGGACATTGGTAGGGGGTAGAATAGGGATTCCACGTTCGGGGCTAAGTGCTTCAAAATCCGGATTGACAATTGCAATTAAACATGGAGATAGACGGAGACAATTTGGCCCTGAAAATGGAAGCGAAGTACCTGTATTGAACTATCGATCCCATCAAAGGAGATTAATGCCCTTACTCGCAAACAGCTATGCTTCCCATTTTGCTTTGCAATATGTGACCAATCGATTTCTCAATCGGAAGGAAGAAGAAATGCAAGAGATCGAAGCAATGGCTGCAGGATTAAAAGCCTGGTCAACCTGGAACACGACACATACACTTCAGGAATGCAGAGAAGCTTGTGGCGGAAAAGGATATCTTTCTGAGAATCGAATTGATCGTTTGAAGAACGATACAGATGTGTATACCACATTCGAAGGTGACAATACAGTATTGATGCAGTTAGTTGCCAAAGGAAGGTTGTCTGAGTTCAAAAAAGAATTCAGTTACATCAATTTCTTTGGGATGCTTAATTATGTAGCAGAAAAAGCTAAAACTGGGATTACAGAAATGAATCCAATCATTGTAAGAAATACGGACGCTGAGCATTTACTTGATTCGGATTTTCACCTGAGTGCTTTTGAGTATCGAGAAAAAGACATATTAACTTCGGCTGCTAAACGCTTTAAAAAGCATCTGGACTTGGGGATGGACTCATTTGATGCATTCAATCAAACACAATTTCATATGGTTAATGTTGGATATGCGTACGTTGAGCGACTTATACTCGAAAAATTCATAGAACAGGTTGATCAAACTTCTGATGAAGATTGCAAAAACACATTGAATAGACTTTGTCAGCTTTTTGCATTGAGTCAGATAGAAAAAAATAAAGGATGGTACCTCGAGCATGATTACATGTCTGGCACCAAAACAAAGGCCATTAGAAAGATGATCAATCAGCTATGTTGGGAAGTAAGGCAAGATGCTGTTGCTTTAGTTGATGCATTCAATATTCCTGATAACTGCTTAAGTGCACCTATAGCTTTGGATTGA
- a CDS encoding GNAT family N-acetyltransferase, with translation MIDRFKLIVGKVLRVYHNKRNFKHLGLTTGNNILEPYLRDKIVKFLHTDEITHYLSVMSYEVKNQESDTKGSYYVEIDGKRVAEMTYSVAGTDRIIIDHTDVSDEYRGSGMGEKLVIKAVEDARKKGISIVPLCPFARSVFSKHEELRDVL, from the coding sequence TTGATAGATAGATTCAAGCTGATAGTAGGTAAGGTATTACGTGTTTATCATAACAAACGCAATTTCAAACATTTAGGATTAACGACAGGTAATAATATTCTAGAGCCTTATTTGAGGGATAAAATTGTAAAGTTTTTACATACAGATGAAATCACTCACTATCTTTCTGTCATGAGTTACGAAGTGAAAAATCAAGAATCCGATACAAAAGGGTCATACTATGTAGAAATTGATGGTAAAAGAGTGGCTGAAATGACCTACTCTGTAGCCGGAACAGATAGGATCATTATAGATCACACAGACGTGAGTGATGAATATCGTGGTTCAGGAATGGGAGAGAAACTAGTGATAAAAGCAGTTGAAGATGCAAGAAAAAAAGGAATTAGTATTGTGCCTCTTTGCCCATTTGCCAGATCTGTCTTTAGTAAACATGAAGAGTTGAGGGACGTCTTATGA
- a CDS encoding adenylate/guanylate cyclase domain-containing protein: MNLSIKSNYIKSLIRQFIFWTPAIVFWTLMREFGQEIIRPGGLEPLTFTQQIRFHLALGLMAGLIFGSLQFFFEKYIYKRVSFGKTIIIGSVSSLISIFLLVTFGFRAFSKITQIDFDWELYQEFVFSRQMILLIVYIFIVGFLIDFFKEVDKKFGPGNLWKMLRGEFYHPKEEHRIFMFLDLKSSTTIAEQLGHHKYSRLIQSCFYDVSDLVIEHKAHIYQYVGDEIVLSWSIEEGLKDLNCIRFYFKYRDLLESKRNYYESKFGVVPQFKAGLEMGRVMVAEVGEIKREIAYHGDVLNTAARIQACCNEFNRKVLISENLENALSEITDSEYELMGDIQLKGKSKNLKIYAVSDLSMA; the protein is encoded by the coding sequence TTGAATCTATCTATCAAATCCAACTATATAAAGTCACTTATACGTCAGTTTATATTTTGGACTCCTGCTATTGTATTCTGGACACTCATGAGAGAGTTTGGGCAAGAGATCATTCGTCCTGGAGGACTTGAACCACTCACCTTTACTCAACAAATCAGGTTTCATTTGGCCCTGGGGTTAATGGCTGGACTTATTTTTGGATCGCTTCAGTTTTTTTTTGAAAAATATATTTACAAAAGAGTCTCCTTTGGCAAGACAATAATTATTGGTTCCGTTAGCTCGTTGATTTCCATTTTCTTGTTAGTCACATTTGGATTTAGGGCCTTTTCAAAGATTACCCAAATTGATTTTGATTGGGAGCTTTATCAAGAGTTTGTTTTTTCTAGGCAGATGATACTTTTGATTGTTTACATTTTTATCGTTGGGTTCCTCATTGATTTTTTTAAGGAAGTTGATAAAAAGTTTGGTCCAGGTAATTTGTGGAAGATGCTAAGAGGTGAATTTTACCACCCAAAAGAGGAGCACAGAATATTCATGTTTTTGGATTTAAAGAGCTCAACTACCATTGCAGAACAGCTTGGCCATCATAAATACAGCCGATTGATCCAAAGTTGCTTTTATGATGTTTCTGATCTTGTCATAGAGCACAAAGCGCATATCTATCAATATGTAGGTGATGAGATCGTGTTGAGTTGGTCTATTGAAGAAGGCTTAAAAGATCTAAACTGCATTCGGTTTTACTTCAAATATCGAGACTTACTTGAGAGCAAAAGAAACTATTATGAGTCCAAATTTGGGGTAGTACCTCAATTCAAAGCAGGCCTTGAAATGGGTCGAGTAATGGTAGCTGAAGTCGGAGAAATAAAAAGAGAAATTGCCTACCACGGAGATGTGTTAAATACCGCTGCAAGAATTCAGGCTTGTTGCAATGAATTCAATAGAAAAGTATTAATCTCTGAAAATTTAGAAAACGCCTTAAGCGAAATCACAGATAGTGAGTACGAACTGATGGGGGATATTCAACTGAAGGGCAAAAGCAAAAACCTTAAGATTTATGCCGTCAGTGATCTATCTATGGCATAA
- a CDS encoding MmcQ/YjbR family DNA-binding protein codes for MNIEEFRDYCLTKPGTTEETPFGPDTLVFKVMGKVYAITGIDIFDFINLKCDPEYAIELREKYDGSIRPGYHMNKKQWNSVDTDGSVPDDLMKSLINHSYDLIVEKLTLKVKEELGKLS; via the coding sequence ATGAACATCGAAGAATTCAGAGATTACTGCTTAACAAAGCCAGGAACTACCGAAGAGACTCCCTTTGGCCCTGATACGCTTGTATTCAAAGTGATGGGGAAGGTTTATGCGATTACCGGCATTGATATATTTGATTTCATCAACTTGAAGTGCGATCCTGAGTACGCTATAGAGCTAAGGGAAAAATACGATGGATCAATAAGGCCGGGCTATCACATGAATAAGAAGCAATGGAACTCTGTAGATACGGATGGTAGTGTGCCCGACGACCTAATGAAATCCTTGATCAATCATAGTTATGATTTGATTGTAGAGAAACTCACCTTAAAAGTCAAAGAAGAGTTAGGTAAGCTTAGCTGA
- a CDS encoding TonB-dependent receptor codes for MKYLLFSFLFTPTFLIGQHSISGKITSDDEGFPGATVRLLNTEYGTITLVDGSFKITDIPSGDYQLEVRSVGFKISKRSITVPTSENINIELEESTLAMDEVIVTGTMNPTFVSQSPVKVEVVTAKHLSTYIPTAATSIVEGISLVNGVQEVTACGVCFTNSISINGLPGPYTAILMDGSPIYGNLASVYGLNGIPSMIIDRFEVIKGPSSTLYGSEAVAGVINIITKDPSSQPRFSADAMGTSHGESFGNFSLAPMIGKSSGYIGLNYAYINDFDDENEDGFGDNINLDRISLFTKWNINRASGKRFTISGKYYYEDRRNGVEDFLKDRNYRTLRGSDEIYGESIYTNRFELFGTYELALSENIKIDYSFSTHDQDSYYGADYYKASQDIAFTNFIWNKPLSNHDLTTGITSRYQSYDDNTVATENNGTNQPDDQYIPGLFVQDEWEISKKFTALSGVRLDHYSDHGVIAAPRLNLKFKPSEWTTLRSNFGTGFRIVNLFTEDHAFVTGQREVIIEEELQPEESYNFSLNANHVYTIGASQGMIDVDAFYTYFTNKITPDYETEGQITYSNTDGFAISRGIGINIQQEMSFPLAFNIGLNLQEVTETENDETKDIEFAPQWTGILTANYTIKSAKMTLGYTARLTGPMALPVVFDLDENSNPMLSSRPTSSPTFGIHNLQVSKNLNKGWSIYGGLQNIFDYKQPWSPVVGTNDPNANFGFSDSFDTAYAYAPIHGREFYLGISWNLARN; via the coding sequence ATGAAGTATCTACTATTTTCTTTTCTGTTCACCCCAACTTTTCTCATAGGACAGCATTCTATTTCAGGAAAAATAACTTCAGATGATGAAGGGTTTCCGGGAGCAACTGTCAGATTACTAAACACAGAATACGGAACAATCACATTGGTTGATGGTAGCTTTAAAATAACAGATATACCTAGTGGAGATTATCAATTAGAGGTACGTTCAGTAGGTTTTAAAATTTCAAAAAGATCAATCACAGTTCCCACATCTGAGAATATCAACATAGAACTTGAAGAAAGCACGTTAGCCATGGATGAAGTAATCGTTACGGGAACTATGAACCCCACGTTTGTTTCACAATCTCCTGTAAAGGTCGAAGTAGTGACAGCCAAACACTTAAGCACCTATATTCCAACTGCTGCTACAAGTATTGTTGAAGGTATCTCCCTCGTTAACGGCGTACAGGAAGTGACTGCATGTGGTGTTTGCTTTACAAATAGCATCTCAATCAATGGCTTGCCTGGTCCATACACGGCCATTCTGATGGATGGCTCTCCTATTTATGGTAATCTGGCTTCAGTCTATGGATTGAATGGAATTCCCAGCATGATTATCGACCGATTTGAAGTAATTAAAGGACCTAGTTCTACCTTGTATGGATCAGAGGCCGTTGCTGGTGTAATCAACATCATTACCAAAGATCCTTCTTCTCAGCCAAGGTTCTCCGCAGATGCCATGGGCACCTCTCATGGTGAGTCCTTTGGGAATTTTTCTTTGGCGCCCATGATTGGAAAATCTTCCGGTTACATTGGATTGAATTATGCCTATATAAACGATTTTGATGATGAAAATGAAGATGGGTTTGGGGATAATATCAACTTGGACCGTATTTCTTTGTTCACCAAGTGGAACATCAATCGAGCTTCCGGAAAACGGTTTACCATTTCTGGGAAGTACTATTATGAAGACCGAAGAAACGGTGTGGAAGATTTCTTAAAAGATCGCAATTATCGAACCCTCCGTGGAAGTGATGAAATTTACGGAGAAAGTATCTACACCAATCGCTTTGAGCTTTTTGGAACTTACGAATTGGCGTTATCAGAAAATATTAAAATTGACTATTCATTCAGTACACATGATCAGGATAGCTACTATGGTGCCGATTACTACAAAGCTTCACAGGATATCGCTTTCACCAATTTCATCTGGAATAAGCCACTGAGTAATCATGATTTGACAACTGGTATCACCTCTCGCTATCAAAGCTATGATGACAATACTGTGGCGACAGAGAATAATGGCACTAACCAACCTGATGATCAATACATACCTGGCTTGTTTGTTCAAGATGAGTGGGAGATCTCTAAAAAATTCACAGCCTTATCTGGAGTTAGGCTAGATCATTACTCCGATCATGGAGTGATTGCTGCACCGAGGCTAAACTTGAAATTTAAGCCAAGTGAATGGACTACACTTCGATCCAACTTTGGAACAGGATTCCGAATTGTCAATCTTTTTACTGAAGATCATGCCTTTGTGACTGGTCAACGAGAAGTCATTATTGAAGAAGAGCTACAACCAGAAGAATCCTACAACTTCTCTCTCAATGCGAATCATGTGTACACCATAGGAGCTAGTCAGGGCATGATAGACGTGGACGCATTTTATACGTATTTCACCAATAAAATTACTCCTGATTATGAAACGGAAGGCCAAATCACTTATTCAAATACGGATGGTTTTGCTATCAGTAGAGGAATCGGAATTAACATCCAACAGGAAATGTCATTTCCTCTAGCGTTCAATATTGGATTGAATCTACAAGAGGTTACTGAAACAGAGAATGACGAAACCAAGGATATTGAGTTTGCACCGCAATGGACAGGTATTTTAACTGCAAACTATACTATCAAGTCTGCAAAGATGACACTAGGATATACAGCTCGTTTGACTGGGCCCATGGCACTTCCTGTAGTATTTGATTTAGATGAAAATAGCAATCCAATGCTTTCATCAAGACCCACTTCTTCTCCTACATTTGGTATTCACAACCTTCAGGTTTCAAAGAATTTGAATAAGGGGTGGTCTATATACGGAGGCTTGCAGAATATATTTGATTATAAGCAACCATGGTCTCCAGTTGTTGGGACCAATGATCCAAATGCTAATTTTGGGTTTAGCGATAGCTTCGATACAGCGTATGCCTATGCCCCCATACACGGAAGGGAATTTTACTTAGGAATTAGTTGGAATCTTGCAAGAAATTAG